One Spinacia oleracea cultivar Varoflay chromosome 4, BTI_SOV_V1, whole genome shotgun sequence DNA segment encodes these proteins:
- the LOC110800029 gene encoding uncharacterized protein produces MRVVALDILKSCGVKVPTDVEVDMPLHNLSSCQSVDVIDQLVSTNKPTDIHQLVSTDKPTDIDQLVSTDKPTDIDQIDRADPDPFTNTSKLMVLDDNLGYRNVATGILCQSQPGELIHNVPLLAYHVKVTIVHVLDGEEHTPLPLPFFGHDVLGDQVEGSWAQWPKKQVKLSKEKVTQEPAKNKIEKKHEGNELGSAVRCREKGNDDEDDVFFIPAQESFTAYVVGEDLKNLLNMSYLSTSCVHIWIRFLHNHCKMNKTQGEIGFFCPKKLSMVIRRSATVTSYLTHSISKQSKKQFILIPFHQKSHWMLILLCLQRGEDFLFASAGVGLDSMQVKGNISMSYRTWQANNKGSRKSMRWKEIICSREPEMLECGYYVMKYMHQIVLLGLQSISNVEEIFSPNPYTQEEIDDVREKWSRYFISSCL; encoded by the exons ATGAGAGTTGTTGCCCTTGACATACTCAAATCTTGTGGTGTAAAAGTTCCTACTGATGTTGAGGTGGATATGCCCCTGCATAACCTTAGTAGTTGCCAGTCAGTCGATGTTATTGATCAGCTAGTTAGTACTAATAAGCCGACTGATATTCATCAGCTAGTTAGTACTGATAAGCCGACTGATATTGATCAGCTAGTTAGTACTGATAAGCCGACTGATATTGATCAGATTGATCGTGCTGATCCTGACCCATTCACAAACACATCTAAG CTTATGGTCCTTGATGATAATCTTGGTTACCGAAATGTGGCAACAGGGATATTATGCCAAAGTCAACCAGGGGAGCTTATTCATAATGTCCCATTACTCGCATATCATGTCAAAGTCACTATCGTTCACGTACTTGATGGAGAGGAACATACACCTCTACCTTTACCCTTTTTCGGACATGATGTACTAGGGGATCAAGTAGAAGGGAGTTGGGCTCAATGGCCTAAAAAACAAGTCAAATTGTCAAAAGAG AAAGTCACCCAAGAACCTGCAAAGAATAAGATTGAAAAAAAGCACGAGGGTAATGAACTTGGGTCAGCAGTTAGATGTCGCGAGAAGGGGAATGATGATGAAG atgacGTATTTTTTATTCCCGCGCAAGAAAGTTTCACTGCTTATGTCGTTGGTGAAGATCTCAAGAATTTGCTTAACATGAGCTATCTAAGTACATCATGTGTACATATTTGGATAag ATTTTTGCACAACCATTGCAAGATGAACAAAACTCAGGGTGAGATCGGGTTTTTTTGTCCGAAAAAGCTTTCTATGGTAATACGTCGATCTGCGACGGTTACAAGCTATTTGACTCATTCAATATCCAAGCAAAGTAAGAAGCAATTTATACTCATCCCCTTCCATCAAAA ATCTCATTGGATGTTGATACTACTTTGCCTTCAAAGAGGAGAAGATTTCTTGTTCGCTTCAGCAGGAGTTGGATTAGATAGCATGCAAGTAAAAGGAAATATATCTAT GAGTTATCGGACTTGGCAAGCCAACAACAAAGGATCTCGAAAGTCTATGAGATGGAAAGAAATTATA TGTTCTCGTGAACCGGAAATGCTTGAATGTGGCTATTACGTCATGAAGTACATGCATCAAATAGTTTTACTTGGATTACAAAGTATTAGTAATGTGGAAGAG ATATTTTCTCCAAACCCGTACACTCAAGAGGAGATCGATGATGTTCGAGAAAAATggagtagatattttattagTAGTTGTTTGTAG